The Syngnathus scovelli strain Florida chromosome 11, RoL_Ssco_1.2, whole genome shotgun sequence region CTTGTGCATCTGAGCTCTGATCTGATTGGAGAAACTAAATGTGCAGTCGTAACTATGTTTTGAATATTCTTTTTCAGATGCAGATCAGGAGGAGCATCTGATGGTTACAGCTCCAATCGGGTACCACAATAATTTACTCTTGGACATGGGTCAGGATGAACCAGCCGTACCCATGCAAGACCCCCTGGGAATGAGCAGCAAGCATCTTGAAGCACAACAAAACCGATCAAAACCGCTGGACTATGAACCTGCTCCTGATTCATTCCCAGTCACATCAATTCCAGAAACGGGCACAGCACCACCACCAGAACCCCCACTGGAAGAGACATTGATTCCTGAAGCCTGCCAATTTCCAACACCAGAACCCCCTCGAGAAGAGACATTGGTTCCTGAAGTGGTGAGCTGCACAGTTCCATCACCAGAACCACCCCGAGACACAACTCCCACCTTGGTTGATGAACCATATCTGGATCTTGCTCCTGCTCCCGTGGCAAACTCAATCCAAAGCACTGAAGCTGTTCCAAGCCCTGTTCTGGAACACTCAACGGAGAAGCCTCTTGTTGAGTTAGAACCACCACACAGTGATGTCACGAAAAAATCCGAATCCAGCTCAAAAACTAAACTACGCAAATCGACACCTCCATCCCTGTCAATAAAGCAGACACAGAAGGAGGATGCACAAACCAACGAGGAAGAGGAAATCCCTGTTCCCAAAGCCTCCTACAAATTTGACCCTGACCAGATAGATGACAGTTTCAATCCTTTCACTAGCGGCGGATCCAAAATCCAGAACTCTCCACCACCATGCAGTTCAATAACTTTCCCCAGACCTGAGCCACTCGGCAGCTCTTTAATTGAAGACAACAGTGCTGCAGCACCGATAGAAGAATGTACATCAGAGGCAAAACCTGTGAGGCTGGAGTTCGGGCCGGACGAGGGGGCGGTTAGCAAACCACCTCCCAAGAAATTGGGATCTAGAAAAACAACCAAACCCAAGAAGCAAGTGAGGCCCAAAGTGGCAGAGACTCCTTCCGAACCGGCACCGGAACCTGCAGTGTCAGAATCGGCTTCTGAGAACGCACCAGAGACAAATGTCCAAATTTCAGACACCACTGTGCCTGTCAACCTGGACGACGTTCCCATTCCAAGTAAAGGATCGTATAACTTTGACCCCAGTCAGTGGGACGACCCCAACTTCAATCCATTTGGGACCAGCAACACTTTAAGCAGTTCTCCCGTCCTCCCCAAAGGCTCTTTCACTTTCGACCCGAACAATTTTGACAATTCCGTGGACCCTTTCAAGCCCTCCAACACCTTGAGCAACGAGGATTCGTCCAGTTGTTCCAATCAGTCTGAGAAGAAAACCAAGGACCAAAGCAAACTGAAAACAGAGCAACCGGTGGGAAAGAAGAGCATTcgtcaagttcccaagaaaagcAAAGAGAGGAGAGCCGAGTAAGTGGTCTTCACCTATGAATGTGGCAGAGTTCAAGAGAATCTCAGCAAACCTCCATTTTCAAGTTTAGCCCTACTTTCCTTTTTGAGGCTAAATTGTTGTTGACATCACCTCACGGTGAGGTTGCATAGCAGATAACACTTTGGACACATGCCAAGCACTTAGCGCTGCATAGTGGTCATTGGTGTGATTCCTCAACTTGTTTATATTTAGGCTGTGGGAAGTCTTTGTTGTTAGGAAACGCCGCCTTGAGCTTTTTGTACGCAGCATGTTTTGCCTCTTCTATTTACCATGCTAAGAAAAACACTTTGGCTcattcacatttgttttttttcctctacccTCATGAAAATAACCAT contains the following coding sequences:
- the tacc1 gene encoding transforming acidic coiled-coil-containing protein 1 isoform X2; translated protein: MSSWLSPVSWAKWTWTAVRGAEEGSEDKEEDDDEERSQGCSSDSDGHFDTPEAATPVRGPPVIPGELESGNAVNKTDADQEEHLMVTAPIGYHNNLLLDMGQDEPAVPMQDPLGMSSKHLEAQQNRSKPLDYEPAPDSFPVTSIPETGTAPPPEPPLEETLIPEACQFPTPEPPREETLVPEVVSCTVPSPEPPRDTTPTLVDEPYLDLAPAPVANSIQSTEAVPSPVLEHSTEKPLVELEPPHSDVTKKSESSSKTKLRKSTPPSLSIKQTQKEDAQTNEEEEIPVPKASYKFDPDQIDDSFNPFTSGGSKIQNSPPPCSSITFPRPEPLGSSLIEDNSAAAPIEECTSEAKPVRLEFGPDEGAVSKPPPKKLGSRKTTKPKKQVRPKVAETPSEPAPEPAVSESASENAPETNVQISDTTVPVNLDDVPIPSKGSYNFDPSQWDDPNFNPFGTSNTLSSSPVLPKGSFTFDPNNFDNSVDPFKPSNTLSNEDSSSCSNQSEKKTKDQSKLKTEQPVGKKSIRQVPKKSKERRAETSEQAKFLCFLLNPCKVEKHDESQSQTEDVCKQEENEVVVCSPEISQPVHYATDEEKLASTGIMGQTMQDEHQRKEESECIDTFVKKQTIEETPVSDAQETVDHEEEKDTCIMKDDKCETLTTCSSDAAAPSRDKISLTEIDKAAVLTLIREEIITKEIEASEWKTKYEESRAEVLEMRKIVAEYEKTVAQMIEDEREQKTLSCSKSVQQLTMERDQALADLSSVERSFADLFRRYENMKGVLEGFKKNEEVLKKCAQDYLTRIKQEEQRYQTLKVHAEEKLEWANEEIAQVRSKASAEGVALNASLRKEQMKVDSLERAVLQKNQEIEELTKICDELIAKMGTE
- the tacc1 gene encoding transforming acidic coiled-coil-containing protein 1 isoform X3, with amino-acid sequence MDRAPPPHTSTRSATLTEAHAEDFFSSLQDETSSRRMSSDKPSSDSDGHFDTPEAATPVRGPPVIPGELESGNAVNKTDADQEEHLMVTAPIGYHNNLLLDMGQDEPAVPMQDPLGMSSKHLEAQQNRSKPLDYEPAPDSFPVTSIPETGTAPPPEPPLEETLIPEACQFPTPEPPREETLVPEVVSCTVPSPEPPRDTTPTLVDEPYLDLAPAPVANSIQSTEAVPSPVLEHSTEKPLVELEPPHSDVTKKSESSSKTKLRKSTPPSLSIKQTQKEDAQTNEEEEIPVPKASYKFDPDQIDDSFNPFTSGGSKIQNSPPPCSSITFPRPEPLGSSLIEDNSAAAPIEECTSEAKPVRLEFGPDEGAVSKPPPKKLGSRKTTKPKKQVRPKVAETPSEPAPEPAVSESASENAPETNVQISDTTVPVNLDDVPIPSKGSYNFDPSQWDDPNFNPFGTSNTLSSSPVLPKGSFTFDPNNFDNSVDPFKPSNTLSNEDSSSCSNQSEKKTKDQSKLKTEQPVGKKSIRQVPKKSKERRAENPCKVEKHDESQSQTEDVCKQEENEVVVCSPEISQPVHYATDEEKLASTGIMGQTMQDEHQRKEESECIDTFVKKQTIEETPVSDAQETVDHEEEKDTCIMKDDKCETLTTCSSDAAAPSRDKISLTEIDKAAVLTLIREEIITKEIEASEWKTKYEESRAEVLEMRKIVAEYEKTVAQMIEDEREQKTLSCSKSVQQLTMERDQALADLSSVERSFADLFRRYENMKGVLEGFKKNEEVLKKCAQDYLTRIKQEEQRYQTLKVHAEEKLEWANEEIAQVRSKASAEGVALNASLRKEQMKVDSLERAVLQKNQEIEELTKICDELIAKMGTE
- the tacc1 gene encoding transforming acidic coiled-coil-containing protein 1 isoform X1, translated to MDRAPPPHTSTRSATLTEAHAEDFFSSLQDETSSRRMSSDKPSSDSDGHFDTPEAATPVRGPPVIPGELESGNAVNKTDADQEEHLMVTAPIGYHNNLLLDMGQDEPAVPMQDPLGMSSKHLEAQQNRSKPLDYEPAPDSFPVTSIPETGTAPPPEPPLEETLIPEACQFPTPEPPREETLVPEVVSCTVPSPEPPRDTTPTLVDEPYLDLAPAPVANSIQSTEAVPSPVLEHSTEKPLVELEPPHSDVTKKSESSSKTKLRKSTPPSLSIKQTQKEDAQTNEEEEIPVPKASYKFDPDQIDDSFNPFTSGGSKIQNSPPPCSSITFPRPEPLGSSLIEDNSAAAPIEECTSEAKPVRLEFGPDEGAVSKPPPKKLGSRKTTKPKKQVRPKVAETPSEPAPEPAVSESASENAPETNVQISDTTVPVNLDDVPIPSKGSYNFDPSQWDDPNFNPFGTSNTLSSSPVLPKGSFTFDPNNFDNSVDPFKPSNTLSNEDSSSCSNQSEKKTKDQSKLKTEQPVGKKSIRQVPKKSKERRAETSEQAKFLCFLLNPCKVEKHDESQSQTEDVCKQEENEVVVCSPEISQPVHYATDEEKLASTGIMGQTMQDEHQRKEESECIDTFVKKQTIEETPVSDAQETVDHEEEKDTCIMKDDKCETLTTCSSDAAAPSRDKISLTEIDKAAVLTLIREEIITKEIEASEWKTKYEESRAEVLEMRKIVAEYEKTVAQMIEDEREQKTLSCSKSVQQLTMERDQALADLSSVERSFADLFRRYENMKGVLEGFKKNEEVLKKCAQDYLTRIKQEEQRYQTLKVHAEEKLEWANEEIAQVRSKASAEGVALNASLRKEQMKVDSLERAVLQKNQEIEELTKICDELIAKMGTE
- the tacc1 gene encoding transforming acidic coiled-coil-containing protein 1 isoform X4 → MGGTISQKSTAGPSGKTLTNSVISDSDGHFDTPEAATPVRGPPVIPGELESGNAVNKTDADQEEHLMVTAPIGYHNNLLLDMGQDEPAVPMQDPLGMSSKHLEAQQNRSKPLDYEPAPDSFPVTSIPETGTAPPPEPPLEETLIPEACQFPTPEPPREETLVPEVVSCTVPSPEPPRDTTPTLVDEPYLDLAPAPVANSIQSTEAVPSPVLEHSTEKPLVELEPPHSDVTKKSESSSKTKLRKSTPPSLSIKQTQKEDAQTNEEEEIPVPKASYKFDPDQIDDSFNPFTSGGSKIQNSPPPCSSITFPRPEPLGSSLIEDNSAAAPIEECTSEAKPVRLEFGPDEGAVSKPPPKKLGSRKTTKPKKQVRPKVAETPSEPAPEPAVSESASENAPETNVQISDTTVPVNLDDVPIPSKGSYNFDPSQWDDPNFNPFGTSNTLSSSPVLPKGSFTFDPNNFDNSVDPFKPSNTLSNEDSSSCSNQSEKKTKDQSKLKTEQPVGKKSIRQVPKKSKERRAETSEQAKFLCFLLNPCKVEKHDESQSQTEDVCKQEENEVVVCSPEISQPVHYATDEEKLASTGIMGQTMQDEHQRKEESECIDTFVKKQTIEETPVSDAQETVDHEEEKDTCIMKDDKCETLTTCSSDAAAPSRDKISLTEIDKAAVLTLIREEIITKEIEASEWKTKYEESRAEVLEMRKIVAEYEKTVAQMIEDEREQKTLSCSKSVQQLTMERDQALADLSSVERSFADLFRRYENMKGVLEGFKKNEEVLKKCAQDYLTRIKQEEQRYQTLKVHAEEKLEWANEEIAQVRSKASAEGVALNASLRKEQMKVDSLERAVLQKNQEIEELTKICDELIAKMGTE